One window of bacterium genomic DNA carries:
- a CDS encoding VCBS repeat-containing protein: MKTWAAGVLTAAIGFGYGLFSSAADFNGDGFNDIGIFRPASGLWAIRGFTRTYFGSSSDRPMPGDYDGDGSVDICVFRPGSGLWAVKSITRVYFGGSTDEPLPGIGGGRSLWTASGSDIHYTAGNVGIGTTEPAYPLTVKANYHGGWLVGIHNTGYAANDYGMVVRADSGDPFLVQIFNGATALRVEADGDVGIGVNNPAYTLDVDGDIRATGSVRYGGTAGTANGTAYTKPDYVFESGYRAMKTGEVEAYLKDERHLPWITAAADEEKGSIDMTRMAFETVETAENLQVQVIVLHNLAREQQRQLEALNARLDALEAHPAGSTDKH; the protein is encoded by the coding sequence ATGAAAACGTGGGCGGCAGGCGTTCTCACGGCGGCTATCGGATTCGGCTACGGGTTGTTCTCCTCCGCCGCCGATTTCAACGGCGACGGGTTCAACGACATCGGCATCTTCCGTCCGGCCTCGGGGCTCTGGGCGATCCGGGGGTTCACGCGGACCTACTTCGGGTCTTCCAGCGACCGGCCCATGCCCGGAGATTACGACGGGGACGGGTCGGTCGATATCTGCGTCTTCCGGCCCGGCTCCGGCCTCTGGGCGGTCAAGAGCATAACCCGGGTATATTTCGGCGGTTCCACGGACGAGCCGCTCCCCGGGATCGGCGGCGGACGAAGCCTCTGGACCGCGTCCGGGTCCGATATCCATTACACCGCCGGCAACGTCGGGATCGGAACCACCGAACCGGCCTATCCCCTCACCGTAAAGGCCAATTACCATGGCGGGTGGCTGGTGGGCATACACAACACCGGCTACGCCGCCAACGACTACGGGATGGTGGTCCGGGCCGACAGCGGCGACCCCTTTCTCGTCCAAATCTTCAACGGCGCGACGGCCCTCCGGGTTGAGGCCGACGGCGATGTCGGGATCGGAGTGAACAACCCCGCCTACACGCTCGACGTCGACGGCGATATCCGGGCCACCGGCAGCGTCCGCTACGGCGGAACGGCCGGGACGGCCAACGGCACGGCCTACACCAAGCCCGATTACGTCTTCGAGAGCGGCTACCGGGCGATGAAGACCGGCGAGGTCGAAGCTTACCTCAAGGACGAGCGGCACCTCCCCTGGATCACGGCGGCCGCGGACGAGGAGAAGGGATCGATCGACATGACCCGGATGGCGTTCGAGACGGTGGAAACGGCGGAGAACCTCCAGGTCCAGGTCATCGTCCTCCATAATCTGGCCCGGGAGCAACAACGGCAGCTCGAAGCCCTGAACGCCCGCCTCGACGCCCTGGAAGCGCACCCGGCCGGATCGACGGACAAGCATTGA